One segment of Carya illinoinensis cultivar Pawnee chromosome 13, C.illinoinensisPawnee_v1, whole genome shotgun sequence DNA contains the following:
- the LOC122292880 gene encoding ninja-family protein 4-like, with amino-acid sequence MVEVSESTGLKEEDEIELDLGLSIGGSFGKPEKLKPMKKIHVLSVDSKSDGDGVDVKDKHSGFSRSGESPSFAKDAGAVDSQAKRKMHALRRYEAKKKREEKQQQKRGTCRARNGQYRNECQIEEEQPASKKERTDDGMMNVNLNESDDEMQMLLQQQQHRHNDVPNPVPFQALAAMVQNPYAPVQYVPFTNTNGRLGLPSVMPCWAPVGSALEPSASCWSFRQYKGNKMPGLKLSNGCKLELNGEKDGGNRKTESYSSPICSSSAGSEERSSSHEGGVSGGSDSRSQSSTHSSPEKLQLKGQKANHTKGQSEHSSSSEPVESDTGNINDRTSIPIEKVLHSVTAHQPSPAGPMEEAMPETEAKPSDNRHISNAENGNPNYPVKEAKANMARKPPKPKTGHQNQNTPSLPQMPYVSTTGNGPNGKTITGFLYRYTKSEVSIICVCHGSSFSPAEFVQHAGGTDVSHPLKHITVIPSAFG; translated from the exons ATGGTGGAGGTTTCGGAGAGTACTGGATTGAAGGAGGAGGATGAGATCGAGCTGGATCTAGGGTTGTCAATCGGCGGGAGTTTTGGAAAGCCAGAGAAATTGAAGCCGATGAAGAAGATTCATGTTCTTTCGGTTGATTCGAAATCTGACGGGGATGGTGTGGATGTGAAGGACAAGCATTCTGGTTTTTCAAGATCCGGCGAGTCCCCGAGTTTCGCAAAAGATGCGGGGGCTGTGGACTCGCAGGCGAAGCGGAAGATGCATGCGTTACGGAGATATGAAgcgaagaaaaagagagaagagaagcaGCAGCAGAAGAGGGGTACGTGTAGAGCGAGGAACGGACAGTACCGAAACGAGTGTCAAATAGAGGAGGAGCAGCCGGCTAGTAAGAAAGAGCGGACGGACGACGGTATGATGAATGTGAATCTGAATGAGAGCGATGATGAAATGCAAATGCTGCTTCAGCAGCAGCAGCACCGGCACAATGACGTTCCGAATCCAGTCCCGTTTCAAGCCTTGGCGGCGATGGTACAGAATCCGTACGCGCCGGTACAGTACGTGCCGTTCACGAACACGAACGGGCGCTTGGGTCTTCCTTCCGTAATGCCATGTTGGGCTCCCGTCGGTAGCGCGTTAGAGCCATCTGCGTCGTGCTGGAGTTTCAGGCAGTACAAGGGGAATAAAATGCCGGGACTCAAATTGTCTAATGGGTGCAAGTTGGAGCTAAATGGCGAGAAAGATGGAGGGAATAGGAAAACGGAGTCTTATAGCTCGCCAATTTGCAGTTCCTCTGCAGGTTCGGAGGAGCGCAGTTCTTCCCACGAAGGAG GTGTTAGCGGCGGCAGTGACTCCCGAAGCCAGTCCAGTACTCACTCCTCACCAGAGAAACTTCAGTTGAAGGGTCAGAAAGCAAACCATACAAAGGGGCAGTCAGAACACAGTTCTTCCTCTGAACCTGTAGAATCCGACACTGGCAATATTAATGATAGAACATCTATCCCCATTGAGAAAGTGCTTCATTCGGTTACTGCCCATCAACCTAGCCCAGCTGGACCTATGGAAGAAGCCATGCCAGAAACTGAAGCAAAACCAAGTGATAACAGGCACATTTCAAATGCTGAAAATGGAAACCCAAATTATCCAGTGAAGGAAGCCAAGGCAAACATGGCCAGAAAGCCTCCCAAACCAAAGACTGGTCATCAGAACCAAAATACCCCTTCTCTTCCTCAAATGCCATATGTATCAACCACTGGGAATGGTCCAAATGGGAAAACCATTACTGGATTCTTGTACAGATATACAAAATCGGAGGTTAGTATCATCTGTGTCTGCCATGGAAGCTCATTCTCACCAGCTGAGTTTGTGCAGCATGCTGGAGGCACGGATGTCTCCCATCCCTTGAAACATATTACCGTCATTCCTTCTGCCTTTGGATGA